A region of Brachyhypopomus gauderio isolate BG-103 unplaced genomic scaffold, BGAUD_0.2 sc411, whole genome shotgun sequence DNA encodes the following proteins:
- the LOC143505618 gene encoding cysteine-rich motor neuron 1 protein-like, producing MYLKCLLVSSVLLVFVVEIRALTCIRCSDFTCPAVPDCPGSAVPDPCGCCLLCAKQKQEICGGPYDLYGTCDKGLRCAGNMTGGRCVERKARDKDRRLKRRDRGRKRGAHSAGTQTVPPRAERRGDVVVTRGAAADRYK from the exons ATGTATCTGAAATGCTTGCTGGTTTCTTCAGTTCTGCTGGTCTTCGTGGTGGAGATCCGGGCGCTGACGTGTATACGCTGCTCTGATTTCACATGCCCGGCGGTGCCCGACTGTCCCGGTTCGGCGGTGCCGGACCCGTGTGGATGCTGTCTCCTGTGTGCCAAACAGAAGCAGGAGATTTGTGGCGGACCGTACGACTTGTACGGGACGTGCGACAAGGGACTGCGCTGTGCGGGGAACATGACTGGAGGACGCTGTGTAG AAAGAAAAGCAAGAGATAAG GACCGCAGGCTGAAGCGAAGAGACAGAGGACGTAAGCGCGGCGCGCACTCCGCGGGCACGCAGACGGTTCCTCCACGAGCAGAGAGGCGTGGGGATGTGGTCGTTACACGAGGCGCGGCAGCTGACCGCTACAAATGA
- the LOC143505619 gene encoding histone H3.3A yields MARTKQTARKSTGGKAPRKQLATKAARKSAPSTGGVKKPHRYRPGTVALREIRRYQKSTELLIRKLPFQRLVREIAQDFKTDLRFQSAAIGALQEASEAYLVGLFEDTNLCAIHAKRVTIMPKDIQLARRIRGERA; encoded by the exons ATGGCCCGTACTAAGCAAACCGCCCGTAAATCGACAGGAGGTAAGGCTCCTCGCAAGCAGCTTGCCACTAAAGCTGCCCGCAAGAGTGCGCCCTCTACCGGTGGAGTGAAGAAACCTCACCGCTACAG GCCCGGTACTGTGGCTCTGCGTGAGATCCGTCGATACCAGAAGTCCACAGAGTTGCTGATCCGTAAGCTGCCGTTTCAGCGCCTGGTGAGAGAAATCGCCCAGGACTTCAAAACGGACCTGCGCTTTCAGAGTGCAGCTATTGGAgccctgcag gaggccAGTGAGGCGTACCTGGTGGGTCTTTTTGAGGACACCAACCTGTGTGCCATCCACGCCAAGCGTGTCACCATCATGCCCAAAGACATCCAGCTGGCACGTCGCATCCGTGGGGAACGTGCTTAA